The following DNA comes from Nicotiana sylvestris chromosome 10, ASM39365v2, whole genome shotgun sequence.
CTGTGAATAATCTTGGGATCACACTGCTCATGTAGATATAGCAAACCCCTCGCCGCTCCCAATGCAATTCTTTTTCTTGTACTCCAGTCCAATGGTGGTTTGGCTGCAAGAAACAACATTTAAAACAACATTCTTTAAGGACAAGACTAAAGAAATCAGTGGCTTCATCAATTACCATGAATTTAAGTTTTATACCCTTAGGTTGTAAATTTTTCACAATCAGGTCATTTAAAAAGGGCAGTCCGAtgctaagctcccgctatgcacggGGTCTGGGGAAGgcccggaccacaagggtctattgtacgcagccttaccctgcattcctgcaagaggttgtttccacggctcgaacccgtgacctcctggttaCATGGAAGcaactttaccaattacgccATTTGTAACAGAATTTCTTATGATAAACATTAATTGGTCGATTTGTAAAAATGCTAGTAACTTGATACTCAGGTTAAACTACACTTATAGGTATAGCATAGAAAACTTTTGCACTATCAGTGTATATGACTCAACTTCACAACCTTTAGATGTTCGAGGGCATTTTTACCTTTAAGGCGCGAAGCAACGCTTCCATTAGACATGTAAGGGTAAACAAGAAGCCTTTCAGTTGGTGTCATGCAAAATCCATATAAACGGAGGAGATTTCGATGCACTGCCAAGCTGATCAACTCGACTTCAGTTTGGAATTGCCTGTCTCCTCCAATTGCATTTCCATCTTTGAGCCTTTTCACTGCAACAATTGTTCCATCATGAAGACAACCTTTGTATACATTCCCGAAACCGCCTTTTCCCAGTATGTTCTTGTTGCTGAAGTTGTGTGTAGCAGCTTGAAGTTCCCTAAATGGGAACCTTCTTAAATTTCCCAAGCATACTTGTTCATGATGTTGTTCTGAAATTATCAACAATTATGTCAACAAAATTGATCCTCTTGGTTAAAGAAACACATTGTTAGTACCTTGTACTTGTTTTTAGCCCATGTTGATCTAATACAGGTGCAAGCGTCCGACATGTTTAGAGTTCGAATTCTTCATCACATAAATTTTAAGATTTAGGGGTACAAATTGGCAACATTTTTTGTTGAAATGATTATTGCAGAAACAACCTCTTGAAAAAAGAtagggtaaggttgcgtacaacAGACCCTTGTGGCCCGGTCCTTTCCCAAACTCTGGGCCGCCCTTTTTATTATTGCATAACTatgaattaattttttattttttattaattaaagtgTTGTTGGTTCACCAGTTACTACTCAACGTCATTGATGGATGTTGTGACGGcttgtatttttggaggatcTGACACAGGTATGGCGATATTTTTTGAGGATTCAAGCAACAAATTTTATCTATATCATACTTACCATTAGTATCAAAGAAAATTTGCTTGTTGTGCTTTTGTCTCCACCATAGAAAGAAACCAAACCCAATAATTAGTAGGCAGATACATCCAAGACTTGTCCCAAATGCTAAGGCAACTTTATGAGTTTTAGTTCTTCCAATAGGCTGAGCATCTGAGATACAACAAGAGATTTTTCAGTTAGGAATAGGACTATACAACTTTACATGCTTTCATCATCTGAAAATTACCACTAAAACAAATTCATTTCATGAATCCAATGCCTAGTAAAATACAATAGTAACAATATTGAAAACCAGAAATAGAAAGAAAATGGTTTAAGATTCTTACTTTGTGAGTTGTTCAAAGTGATTAAGGGCAAAGGCATGGATGTTGTTCCATTGCATTCTGGCTCTTTCCCAGTTTCACATATAATAGGATTTCCCATAATGCTGCAATGacaacaaaaaaaacaacaaataaGTAAGATATATTGATTCCTTTCTCTGAtctcaaaaaaaagaaagaaaagggcagcccggtgcactaaactCCCGCTATGTGTGGGGGTACGGGGAACGGCCGGACCAGaaggtctattgtacgcaaccttaccctgcatttctgcaagagactgtttCCACGGCCCGAACCCgtacctcctggtcacatggaaGCAACTTTACCAATTACACCAAGGCTCCCTTCTTTCAGCAAAAGGAAAAGTTAAACATGAATTTAAAGAATTGTTCAAGAAACttacttgaatgttttagccagAAGTCTTGGCACAGGACCACTCAGATTGTTAAAAGACAGGTCTCTACACAAACCAATAACAACCCCATCAACATATACTCAATAAAACAgcaaacaaatatgaaaaaataaGCTAAGATAAAAGAGGCTAAAGAAAATTACAGTAGAGTCAGCTGAGTCATATTAGACAACTCCAAAGGAACAGCTCCACTAAGACTATTGTTGTTTAGTCtcctaaaaaaattcaaaaaacataATCATTAGCTTTTAGTTCAAGAACTCATTTACAATAACAATAACATATCCGGTGAAATCCTATTAGTGAAGTATGCACCAACAATCCAATGGAATTCCATAAGTGAGGTTTGGGGAGGTTAGTGTGTACGTAAATCTTACCTCTACCTACGAAGGTAgaaaggctgtttccgaaagaccctcggctcaagaacatTAAAAATGGAGCACGAGTGAAGTATGCGAAGGGTAATGTATACACAACCTTACCCCTACTTTTGTGAAAGTAGAGAAGCTATTTCCGATACACACTCGGCTAAGGCAAGAACACATTTCTATTTCAAAATCTTTAAAAGATAGAATTTCTTCTTACAAGTATTGGAGGCTTTTCAATTGAGCTAAAGAGGGAGGGATTTGGCCAATGAGCTGATTATCAGAAAGATCAATTGTTTTAAGTTTCTGAAGCATTCCAAGTTCAGTTGGAATTAATCCTGATATATTATTACTTTGCAGAAGCCtgtaaaaaaacaagaaaaacacaATAATATTAGTACTTACTATTTTCCAAATTCTTGAATCAATCATTTAAAAATTTCAGCTTTATAAAATTAAAGTACTTACAGTAACTCCAAGTGAGTCAAATTGTGAATAAATGGTGATATTTTTCCAGACAAACTTTGGCTTGGACTTGCCCTGcataattccaaaaaaaaattactaACTATTTTTAGCACATACTTTTgctatttttagaaagattttcATTTGTTTCAAGAAAACATGTGTACTTACAAACCAGTGACAAATTTGTCAGTTGAACAAGTGATCATATTCCAACTACATGGATCAACAGAACTTTCATCCCAATTCAAAACATTATGTGGATCATGTAATGAATTCTTGATCTCCATTAAAGCTTGTACTGCCCaaaatcaaaattttaaaaaaaaaagaataaaaatgaaATTCTTGATATTTTTCTAAATTTGATCAATAAAAAAGGTCTCAAAGTTTCTAACTTTATGAGAAATTGCAAGAACTAACCTTCATAATTAACACCAGCTGGAGTAAGCATAGCATTGGAATAAAACAAGAAACTGAATAATATCAAAAAAGCTAAAACACCATTTATACTTCTTGTTTCCATTGTTTTTGAAAGTTCAAGAAACAACTAAAAACAAAGAATAATCAATTCCTTTTTTTGATGAAGAAGAAaacttttcaagaagttgtttggaacttggttttttttttttgtcttagtTTTTGGTGaagatttcaaatcaaaccaaaaatgACAAATTTTTTCAAACACATTTGTATTATTGGAAAGTGGTAGAATTCCTCATGCGTTGCTGTTTTATTTTGCAGAAACTATACTTCACTCACTCACTCAAAACAGCTTTATGTCAGAGTCTTTCAAAGAACAAAAACAGAGGTTTTTTGGTGGTAAAAAAAGTGAGAGCCAAAACATGCTAGCCACTTTTGTTCAGTAAAGCAAAGaacaaatatatatttttttgtaaccaaaaaggaaaaaaaaagtaacAGTAGTATTATAATTAACCTGTCTAGATAAACTCAAAAGGTGGTGACAAGGCAAGCCTGATGAACAATGTATACCCTATTCATAACCCTAAAAGATAATGATATAGACACTCTAGCCTAATTCAAACACTAGTAGCTGCTTCCAGTGACAGAGCCAGAATATTCGTTACAGGGTATCAAAATATATAAATGTAAATATATTATAAAATTAATGAGAGTCAATA
Coding sequences within:
- the LOC104217050 gene encoding protein NSP-INTERACTING KINASE 2-like, whose amino-acid sequence is METRSINGVLAFLILFSFLFYSNAMLTPAGVNYEVQALMEIKNSLHDPHNVLNWDESSVDPCSWNMITCSTDKFVTGLASPSQSLSGKISPFIHNLTHLELLLLQSNNISGLIPTELGMLQKLKTIDLSDNQLIGQIPPSLAQLKSLQYLRLNNNSLSGAVPLELSNMTQLTLLDLSFNNLSGPVPRLLAKTFNIMGNPIICETGKEPECNGTTSMPLPLITLNNSQNAQPIGRTKTHKVALAFGTSLGCICLLIIGFGFFLWWRQKHNKQIFFDTNEQHHEQVCLGNLRRFPFRELQAATHNFSNKNILGKGGFGNVYKGCLHDGTIVAVKRLKDGNAIGGDRQFQTEVELISLAVHRNLLRLYGFCMTPTERLLVYPYMSNGSVASRLKAKPPLDWSTRKRIALGAARGLLYLHEQCDPKIIHRDVKAANILLDDYCEAVVGDFGLAKLLDHRDSHVTTAVRGTVGHIAPEYLSTGQSSDKTDVFGFGILLLELISGQRALEFGKAANQKGAMLDWVKKIHQEKKLDLLVNKDLKDNYDRIEVEELVQVALICTQYHPSQRPKMSEVVRMLEGDGLAEKWEASQKAESTRCRANEFSSSERYSDLTDDSSLLVQAMELSGPR